In the genome of Candidatus Bathyarchaeia archaeon, the window TTGTAACGTAAGCTATCTTCTGACCGCTGGCCGCGACAACTATGGCCGTGATACCCCCCGGCCCAATCCCATCTTTAACGCTTAAATCCTTCGGGTTAACTTTTCCGGCGCCCACCATTAAGCCATCCGGAATACATGCGAGACCCTTTGCTTTATTGAGGGCTAATATCACGGCTTCTCTGAACGCTTCCACGGCTTTCTCAACATTGAATGGTCCATTGAGACTGTTATGGGAGTCTACAGCTATTGCCCAGGAGAAGCCGTTTTCCATGGCCTTCTGAACTATAAAGTCGTTTAATTCTATTGGTAAATCTTCCATTGTTTCAGGGGAAAGAGTCAAAGTTAAAAAGACACATTTATTGAAGACTTGGCAACCAACTTTCGCTCCATCCTTCTCAACGCTAAAGAAAATAGTTGCGTTGGTGGAAAAAACATGTGGCTCATTCATGGCCTCAAGCAACCTTTCAAGAACCTTTTTGTTTTCTCTTTGAGAGACTAGGTCGAGAGAATGGCCTGATATCCCGTGCGGGACAGAAACCACGCATCCATACTCTTTTTCTAATAGGTTTTCTATTAAGCTTGGAAGGGAGCTGCTTCCAATATTTTTAAATGGTCCCGGATGCAAGTTAGGGACAACTATTATGGCCTTTAAGTCTCCAGTATTTTTGCTCCTAAAAATGATTAGAGACGTCATTATGTCGCGTTCTTCTCCAAGGCGCTCCAATATTTCCTCAAATGGCCCCTCTAGGCTTTCAGTCCAATTGGCAAGAAAAGCCCTAAATATCTCAAGCGATGGAATGCTAAATGTTTTCTCTCCCTCCCTATTAAGGAGGGTTATGAACAAGTGCACACTTAACATTGAGGCGGCTGCGGCAATAATGATATGTCCTATATGACTTATGGAAAAAGTCTTCACACGAATTAAGATCATTAGCAGCAAAGTTGCAGAGGACTGGAGCCCGCTGGCAATAGATTTAGCCAAAAAGTTTGAAAAAGAAATAGAGTGGACGACTAGGGTACGAAAAGAAAAATTTGCAAAAAAGCAAATTGATAAAACTTTAATAAGCAAGTCTGGATCTTTTAGGGAACTTGGAGCTAGTATACCCCCGATAGTCATGATAACTATATAGAAGAGATTTGCGGAAAACGATAGAAAAGATATTCTCCTATGGTTTAAAACAGGGTCTCTGGCAGATAATATCCTAGCGGCAAGATAATCCAAAGCTATAATTAGCGCATTGAACAGGATCCCCAGCTTAAAGCCCCTCGTGATCCATGATACTAACTGATGCTGCAAGCCGATCATCGTTATCAAGCCCAAAAGAAAGTTCTCGAGGCACAGTAATGCGAGTATTACTTTAAATGACGGGAGAGTAAATAGGCTAGAATAATGTTTAACGGCAAGGTCGATGCTGCTTTCAGAAGGCGACGGATCCAATCTCAATCACCAGTCACATTCACCCTCTTCCACTTAAAGAATTTAGGATAAAAATAAATTTAATAGTCAGCCTGAAAACAGCCCTGGAGCACGCATACCGTTATTTTAGGTTGCTTTCGCTACATGGAAAACTGAATGATGATGCATAACGCTATGAAAACTATTGTCAATATTATTAATGTTCTGGGCCTTATTTTTACACCTAAACTTTCCTCTTCAAAGAACCTCAGTAAGCCGGCGCCAGCGGCTGGCGCTGGTGCAGTTCTACGCCTTTTTCTCTCCCTTCCACCGCTCAAAGATTAACCACCTTTTCATAAATTTTAGTGATGAGTAGCCAATTAACCTTTT includes:
- a CDS encoding DUF2070 family protein; its protein translation is MDPSPSESSIDLAVKHYSSLFTLPSFKVILALLCLENFLLGLITMIGLQHQLVSWITRGFKLGILFNALIIALDYLAARILSARDPVLNHRRISFLSFSANLFYIVIMTIGGILAPSSLKDPDLLIKVLSICFFANFSFRTLVVHSISFSNFLAKSIASGLQSSATLLLMILIRVKTFSISHIGHIIIAAAASMLSVHLFITLLNREGEKTFSIPSLEIFRAFLANWTESLEGPFEEILERLGEERDIMTSLIIFRSKNTGDLKAIIVVPNLHPGPFKNIGSSSLPSLIENLLEKEYGCVVSVPHGISGHSLDLVSQRENKKVLERLLEAMNEPHVFSTNATIFFSVEKDGAKVGCQVFNKCVFLTLTLSPETMEDLPIELNDFIVQKAMENGFSWAIAVDSHNSLNGPFNVEKAVEAFREAVILALNKAKGLACIPDGLMVGAGKVNPKDLSVKDGIGPGGITAIVVAASGQKIAYVTIDGNNVVSGLREKILLSLKDLGVSGGEVFTTDTHIVNAIVLNERGYYPVGEVIEHNRLIEYVRRSVIEALNNMEPVEVAWHKVVIPRVKVIGELQINQLSALTDIVSRRAKKYSLIFVFFGFLFTIILSLLP
- a CDS encoding preprotein translocase subunit Sec61beta; amino-acid sequence: MSGGRERKRRRTAPAPAAGAGLLRFFEEESLGVKIRPRTLIILTIVFIALCIIIQFSM